Part of the Halalkalibacter krulwichiae genome is shown below.
CATTGATAAGCCATCAGCACCTGCAGCTTCTACCGCTTTTGCGATTTCAACAATATCTGCTACGTTCGGTGAAAGCTTAACGTATACAGGGACAGCAGATACATTTTTTACTTCTCTCGTTAACTCTGCAGCTACATGTGGAATTGTCCCAAATGCAATACCACCTTGTTTCACGTTTGGGCAAGAAATATTTAATTCAATTGCATGAACATTTTCTACCTGGGAGAGCTTTGCTGTAGTTTCAACATAATCATCAATTTCAGTTCCTGCTACATTTGCGACAATTGGCACATTGTATTGGTTCAGCCATGGTAATTCATTTTGCATAACGCCCGTTAAGCCAGGGTTTTGTAAGCCGATTGCATTTAACATTCCTGCTGTCGTCTCCGCCACTCGCGGAGTTGGGTTACCAAATCGCGCTTCAGCCGTAGTTGCTTTTATCGCAATGGCTCCAAGCAACTCCAAATCAAAATAATTGGCATATTCTTTTCCGAATCCAAAACAGCCAGATGCAGGCATAACTGGATTCCTCATTGATAATCCCGGTAATTCTACACGTAATCGACTCATAGTACAACCTCCCCAACCGGAAAGACCGGTCCATCTGTACAGACTTTACGGTATAATGTTTGCGTTGTATCTCCTTCTACATGGCAGACACAGGCAAAACACGCTCCTACCCCACAACCCATTCTTTCTTCAAGCGACAAATATAGTCGTTTTTCTCTATAAGCAGTTTGTAGAGCCGAAAGCATAGGTGTCGGTCCACATGTATACATCGTATCGAAAGAAATGTCTTTCTGTTTAATGACATCCGTTACAAATCCTTTTTCTCCGTACGATCCATCAGCTGTAACAATAAATGTCTCACCAAGTGCTGAGAACTCATTTTCATAAAAGACATTCACTTGATTTTGAAAGCCTAGTACATGAATAACTTTCACACCACGCTCTGTTAATTGCTTGGATAGATAGTAAAGAGGAGGGACACCAATTCCACCACCGACGAGGAGAGCTGTCTCTCCTCGTTCTGTAGCTTCAAGTGGGAAACCATTGCCTAATGGACCAAGGATATTAATTGTATCTCCTGGTTGCTTAAGAGATAAACGCTTGGTTCCTTTCCCATCGATACGATACAGCATCGTCACAGTTTCATTTTCTACATCTACATCACAAATACTAATTGGTCTTCTAAGCAGAAGGTCCTCACTAGTATCTACACGTAAATGTAAGAATTGGCCCGGTTCGGTCATCTGTTTCGTAAGCGGACTCGTGCAAGTTAATTCCATAATGTTTTCGGCAATTGTTTCTTGTTTCATTATTATAAACAAATCTTTTTTGATCATTGTCCCTCTTCACCTCTCTACATTTGCATTTGTGGCATACTTTCAGAAGAAAACGTAATAGATTCTAAAACTCGTAGCAATGCTTCAGCTGTATCAATTGATGTTAAGCAGACAACGCCATTCTCAACTGCTTCACGTCGAATTCTAAATCCATCTCTAGCTGGTTGTTTTCCTCTAGTTAACGTATTGATGACAAATTGCGCTTGCCCTTGTTGAATAACATCTAATAGGTGAGGCTTTTGCTCGCCAATTTTGTTTACAACGGTTACCGGAATGTTGGCATTCTTTATAAAAGTTGCCGTTCCTTCTGTAGCTAAAATATCGAATCCTAGCATATGGAATCTTTCTACTAAACTTAACGCTTCTTCTTTATCTTTGTCTGCAACAGTAAACAACACAGAACCATGTGTTGGAATACTCATTCCAGATGCAATTAGTCCTTTATACAAAGCCTTTTCAATGGTTATATCTCGTCCCATTACTTCACCTGTTGACTTCATTTCAGGTCCAAGCGTGATATCCACACGGCGTAGCTTAGCAAATGAGAATACCGGAACTTTCACAGATACTTCTTGTGCTTCTGGCTGATAGCCAGTTTCATAGCCTAATTGTGGCAATGTTTGTCCTAGCATGACTTTTGTTGCAATGTTAGCCATTGGTACGCCCGTAATTTTACTTAAAAACGGTACCGTCCGACTTGAACGCGGATTCACTTCAAGTACATACACTTCGTCTTTGTGCCAAACAAATTGAATGTTTAACAATCCGACAATATTTAATCCCCTAGCGATCGCAATCGTACGATCAATAACTTTTTGTTTTAAATCCTCAGGTACTGTTTGTGGAGGATATACCGCAATGGAATCTCCAGAGTGAACACCTGCACGTTCAATATGCTCCATGATTCCAGGGATAAAGACATTTTCCCCATCAGAAATTGCATCAACCTCGAGCTCTTTCCCAGTTAAATAACGATCCACAAGAACAGGATGTTTCGGATTTACACTTACTGCATTTTTCATGTAGTTAAGAAGTTCTTCTTCTTTATACACAATTTCCATCGCGCGCCCGCCAAGGACATAGGAAGGACGAACAAGAACAGGGTAGCCAATCTCGCTTGCAATGGATACAGCTCCTTCAACCGATGTTGCTGTTCTTCCTAACGGTTGCGGAATACCAAGCGATAATAGAGTTTGTTCAAATTTGTCTCGATCTTCTGCACGATCCATGTTTTCAAGTGACGTTCCGATAATTGGTACACCTCGTGATTCTAAGTCTGCAGCCAAATTAATCGCTGTTTGGCCCCCGAATTGAACGATCACACCTTCTGGTTGCTCTTGTTCAAATACATGCATAACATCCTCAAC
Proteins encoded:
- a CDS encoding dihydroorotate dehydrogenase, with the translated sequence MSRLRVELPGLSMRNPVMPASGCFGFGKEYANYFDLELLGAIAIKATTAEARFGNPTPRVAETTAGMLNAIGLQNPGLTGVMQNELPWLNQYNVPIVANVAGTEIDDYVETTAKLSQVENVHAIELNISCPNVKQGGIAFGTIPHVAAELTREVKNVSAVPVYVKLSPNVADIVEIAKAVEAAGADGLSMINTLLGMRIDLKKRKPILANGYGGLSGPAIKPVAIRMIHQVSQAVEIPIIGMGGIQTAEDVVEFMLAGASAVAVGTANFTDPYACPTIINDLTQILDDLEVESVKDLIGGAGKNATSTHNGTRFR
- a CDS encoding dihydroorotate dehydrogenase electron transfer subunit yields the protein MIKKDLFIIMKQETIAENIMELTCTSPLTKQMTEPGQFLHLRVDTSEDLLLRRPISICDVDVENETVTMLYRIDGKGTKRLSLKQPGDTINILGPLGNGFPLEATERGETALLVGGGIGVPPLYYLSKQLTERGVKVIHVLGFQNQVNVFYENEFSALGETFIVTADGSYGEKGFVTDVIKQKDISFDTMYTCGPTPMLSALQTAYREKRLYLSLEERMGCGVGACFACVCHVEGDTTQTLYRKVCTDGPVFPVGEVVL